A single region of the Vicia villosa cultivar HV-30 ecotype Madison, WI linkage group LG4, Vvil1.0, whole genome shotgun sequence genome encodes:
- the LOC131597647 gene encoding uncharacterized protein LOC131597647 produces the protein MFYSNVARPRAKFQLWLLFMGRLATKDRLTRFGVKLEKSCTFCLEDESIDHLFFSCRKTNTIWQTILQWIGYSRTRRQWSEEKRWLIQESNRKGWKRQLLKVALAETIYFLWKARNDHIFNQIDIGSELTSSIKTSIVTRSSLSKHLRGHVNVGNMSIS, from the coding sequence ATGTTCTACTCAAACGTTGCTAGACCTCGAGCGAAATTCCAATTGTGGTTACTCTTCATGGGGCGACTTGCTACAAAAGATAGACTCACCCGATTTGGTGTGAAGCTTGAAAAGAGCTGcactttctgtcttgaagatgaATCAATTGatcatcttttcttttcttgcagGAAAACAAACACCATATGGCAGACCATTCTACAATGGATTGGTTACTCGAGAACCCGTAGGCAATGGTCTGAAGAAAAGAGATGGCTGATACAAGAGAGTAATAGAAAAGGTTGGAAGCGACAATTGCTTAAAGTGGCATTGGCTGAGACGATTTATTTCCTATGGAAAGCTAGGAATGATCATATTTTTAACCAAATTGACATAGGCAGTGAGCTTACTTCTAGCATTAAGACTAGTATAGTAACTAGAAGTAGCCTATCTAAACATCTTAGAGGACATGTTAATGTAGGCAATATGAGTATTAGCTAG
- the LOC131597648 gene encoding uncharacterized protein LOC131597648 has protein sequence MSFLKMPAKVVKKFTRIQSKFLSGEVEERRCIHWLKWGDVTLPLNKGGLGVKNLPLWFNILKARYGDLSSKVFGKDREMKISSTCSLWLKNIVKIYSSSLIEPVVACGRFNIHDGFNTPFWEAIWLEDKALKEVYPDLFLVSRLKFVSVGAMRGWVNGIWHWGDLGIPRHMAEDPVLAADITSLRTSLVAFYGWKEGKDAVVWLGNSEKEFSVASCYEFYEKLFILYGPPIKNAEAFGLLWEMEVPYKIKDFGWRLLHNRLPMKDLLVKRDMSFPPDDLKCIFCGYYAESRNHFFFGCLVVKYIWKEIGYWIGKEVYFEEECLPNFMD, from the coding sequence atgtcttttCTCAAGATGCCGGCAAAGGTGGTGAAAAAATTTACTAGAATTCAAAGTAAGTTTTTATCGGGTGAAGTGGAAGAAAGAAGATGTATTCATTGGTTAAAGTGGGGGGATGTCACTTTACCTTTGAATAAAGGAGGATTAGGCGTAAAGAACTTGCCTTTGTGGTTTAATATTTTGAAAGCGCGTTACGGAGATTTATCGTCAAAGGTTTTTGGAAAGGATAGAGAGATGAAAATTTCTTCCACTTGTTCATTATGGTTGAAGAACATTGTAAAGATTTATTCATCTTCTTTAATTGAGCCCGTTGTTGCTTGTGGTAGGTTTAATATTCATGATGGTTTTAACACTCCTTTTTGGGAGGCTATTTGGTTGGAAGACAAAGCTTTAAAAGAGGTTTATCCGGATTTGTTCCTTGTTTCTCGTTTAAAGTTTGTGTCGGTGGGCGCCATGAGAGGATGGGTAAATGGTATTTGGCATTGGGGGGATCTTGGGATACCACGTCACATGGCGGAGGACCCGGTTCTTGCGGCGGATATCACCTCTTTGAGGACGAGTTTGGTGGCTTTTTATGGGTGGAAGGAGGGAAAAGATGCCGTGGTGTGGTTGGGTAATTCGGAGAAGGAGTTCTCGGTAGCTTCTTGTTATGAATTCTATGAGAAATTATTTATTCTGTATGGCCCTCCTATAAAAAATGCGGAAGCTTTTGGCCTTTTGTGGGAGATGGAAGTGCCTTACAAGATTAAGGATTTTGGGTGGAGGCTTCTTCACAATAGGCTTCCGATGAAAGATCTTTTGGTGAAGAGAGATATGTCTTTTCCTCCGGATGATTTAAAGTGTATTTTTTGTGGATATTACGCGGAAAGTAGGaatcatttcttttttggttgtttggtggTGAAGTATATTTGGAAAGAAATAGGTTATTGGATAGGTAAAGAGGTTTATTTTGAAGAGGAGTGTTTACcgaattttatggattga